Proteins found in one Drosophila innubila isolate TH190305 chromosome X, UK_Dinn_1.0, whole genome shotgun sequence genomic segment:
- the LOC117794007 gene encoding transcription factor 15, translating to MDTINIHASGAHYFSSFDNADCSASDRNAGRDSEDSATDISRKPTAPRQKINARERYRTFNVNSAYEALRCLIPTEPVNRKLSKIEIIRLASSYITHLRSTLNTGTDRQPCLLHKRNNRNAEEIIGVAGRLNICTFCLKPKLPNATQRLS from the exons ATGGacacaataaatattcatGCCAGCGGAGCGCATTATTTCTCCTCATTTGACAATGCCGATTGCAGCGCCAGTGACAGAAATGCCGGCAGAGATTCAGAGGACTCTGCCACTGATATTTCCCGCAAGCCAACAGCGCCCAGGCAGAAGATTAATGCTAGGGAGCGTTACCGAACCTTTAA CGTTAATTCCGCTTACGAAGCGCTACGTTGTTTAATTCCCACGGAGCCAGTGAACCGAAAATTGTCCAAAATCGAAATCATACGCTTAGCTAGCAGCTATATCACACACCTGCGCAGCACATTAAACACCG GCACAGATCGACAGCCCTGCTTATTACACAAACGGAATAACAGGAACGCAGAAGAAATCATCGGCGTAGCAGGGCGATTAAACATTTGTACATTCTGCTTGAAACCAAAGTTACCAAATGCTACGCAAAGGCTCAGCTGA